In Triticum aestivum cultivar Chinese Spring chromosome 5B, IWGSC CS RefSeq v2.1, whole genome shotgun sequence, the following proteins share a genomic window:
- the LOC123112956 gene encoding receptor-like protein 46, with product MATTTRPSSHSCLFLILAAASTIVTVLSAHASDIPNGGCIAAERAALLSFKAGVTSDPANRIVSWHGHDCCHWSGVRCNNWTGHVIKLDLRNDFSAKDFIGFPKARSRSMRGQVSSSLLALQHLKHLDLSGNFLGGEWMPIPDFMGSLERLVYLNLSNMNFCGRVPPQLGNLSKLVHLDISHNSCLYSLHSMDISWLARLYSLEHLDMGSVDLKAATDWVHSLNALPSLVVLNLDWCNLQNNTPSLVHYNLTVLEELDLSYNSLDSLAASNWFWGVTSLKRLILLECGLSGSFPNVLRNLTLLETLDLGFNNINRMIPVTMENMCKLKSLGLSYNNIGGDISDLMERFPNCSLKILQEFYLSEANVTGTTLNSLLNLTSIRTIHAGDNHLSSPLPVEIATLTNLTELLLGGNNLSGVISEDHFAGLTNLKILDLSCPNLKVAMDSGWKTPFRLDIAWFGSCQLGPGFPQWLRGQNGISDLDISNTGLITRIPHWFWTTFCGAEHLDMSSNQLSGNLPINLEFMSVITLYLHSNCLTGLVPKLPRTIEVLDISRNSLNGFVSSNLEAPHLQVAVVFSNSMTGTIPTSICQWPQLRILDLSNNQLVGELPDCGRKELKQCKASSKNSSNVSSTCSSSLRITILLVSNNSLSGGFPLFLRKCRGLRFLDLSRNKFSGNLPTRIGEDMPLLVMLRLRSNNFSGHIPYQITELPALRILDLSNNNFSGVIPQSLDDLKALSGTAKALDPDWDSPFDEISENEGVSTLERQSDDSLSVVIKGQVLDYKENTVYLMSIDLSCNSLTGEIPEELSSLIGLINLNLSSNLLSGIIPDKIGDLQSLESLDLSKNKLAGEIPWGLSDLTYLSYLNLSYNNLSGRVPTGHQLDILNADDPTLCGYPTPRQCPGPPEDEPTHGDSVRWHKGGLSPTDLLLGLIVGFVAGVWMVFCGLLFMKRWRHAYFVLFDELYDKVYVNFVVTWGKWFRNTGGE from the coding sequence ATGGCCACAACTACGCGACCCTCCTCACACAGCTGCCTCTTCCTCATCCTAGCTGCAGCCTCCACCATAGTCACCGTGCTCTCTGCCCATGCGAGTGATATACCCAACGGAGGGTGCATCGCCGCCGAGAGGGCCGCGCTGCTCTCCTTCAAAGCCGGCGTCACTAGCGACCCAGCTAATCGCATCGTCTCATGGCACGGCCATGACTGCTGCCACTGGAGCGGTGTAAGGTGCAACAACTGGACTGGCCACGTCATCAAGCTGGACCTGCGCAATGATTTCTCCGCGAAGGATTTCATTGGTTTTCCCAAAGCTCGTTCTCGTTCGATGCGGGGACAGGTATCTTCTTCATTGCTTGCTCTCCAACACCTCAAGCATCTAGATCTTAGCGGGAACTTTCTCGGAGGTGAATGGATGCCTATACCAGATTTCATGGGTTCTCTCGAGAGATTGGTATACCTCAACCTCTCCAACATGAATTTCTGTGGCAGAGTGCCTCCTCAGCTAGGCAACCTCTCCAAACTGGTACACCTTGACATAAGCCATAATTCTTGTCTGTACAGCCTACACTCCATGGATATATCTTGGTTAGCACGTCTCTACTCACTGGAGCATCTTGATATGGGCTCTGTGGACCTTAAAGCAGCGACTGACTGGGTTCATTCGCTGAACGCTCTTCCCAGTTTGGTTGTACTGAATCTCGATTGGTGTAACCTTCAAAATAACACTCCGTCACTTGTACACTACAACCTTACAGTTCTTGAGGAACTTGACCTTTCCTATAACTCTTTAGATAGCCTTGCTGCATCAAACTGGTTTTGGGGTGTAACTAGCCTCAAAAGGCTAATCCTATTAGAATGTGGATTATCAGGTTCATTTCCTAATGTGTTGCGAAACTTGACCTTGTTAGAGACCCTTGACCTGGGATTTAATAATATCAACCGGATGATACCGGTAACAATGGAAAATATGTGTAAATTGAAGTCTCTAGGCCTCAGCTACAATAACATCGGTGGGGACATATCAGACTTAATGGAGAGGTTTCCGAATTGTTCTTTGAAGATTTTGCAAGAGTTTTATTTGTCGGAGGCAAACGTCACCGGCACGACATTAAATTCTTTGCTAAACCTAACCAGCATAAGAACAATTCATGCCGGTGATAACCACTTGAGCAGTCCCTTGCCTGTGGAGATTGCCACACTGACAAATTTGACAGAATTGTTGCTTGGTGGCAACAACTTGAGTGGTGTGATATCAGAAGATCATTTCGCTGGTCTTACAAACTTGAAGATACTTGACTTGTCTTGCCCTAATTTGAAGGTCGCCATGGACTCGGGCTGGAAAACACCATTCAGGTTGGATATTGCATGGTTTGGATCTTGTCAGTTGGGTCCCGGATTTCCTCAATGGCTTCGAGGGCAAAATGGCATTTCAGACCTTGACATTTCAAACACGGGTCTAATTACTAGGATTCCACATTGGTTTTGGACAACCTTTTGTGGCGCGGAACATTTGGACATGTCCTCAAACCAACTTAGCGGCAACTTACCCATcaacttggagttcatgtcagtgATAACACTTTATCTGCACTCAAATTGTCTAACTGGTTTGGTACCGAAATTGCCAAGAACAATTGAAGTATTGGACATCTCTAGAAACTCCTTAAATGGGTTCGTGTCGTCAAATTTGGAAGCTCCACATTTACAGGTTGCGGTTGTCTTTTCAAATTCTATGACCGGCACTATTCCAACCTCGATTTGTCAATGGCCACAACTGCGGATCTTAGATCTTTCAAACAATCAGCTTGTAGGGGAACTTCCTGATTGTGGCAGAAAGGAGCTAAAGCAATGTAAAGCATCTAGCAAGAACTCTTCAAATGTCAGTTCCACATGTTCATCTAGTTTGCGAATAACTATCCTCCTTGTAAGCAACAACAGTCTTTCAGGTGGATTTCCTTTATTCCTGAGGAAATGCCGAGGTTTGCGTTTCCTCGATCTAAGTCGAAACAAATTCAGTGGAAACCTACCTACACGGATTGGTGAAGACATGCCTTTGTTGGTAATGCTACGGTTAAGATCAAACAACTTTTCTGGTCACATTCCATATCAGATAACGGAACTTCCTGCTCTTCGTATTTTAGATCTATCTAACAACAACTTTTCTGGTGTAATACCACAATCTCTGGATGACCTCAAAGCTTTGAGTGGCACTGCTAAGGCCTTAGATCCAGATTGGGACAGTCCTTTCGATGAAATATCTGAAAACGAGGGTGTGTCCACTCTTGAGAGACAGTCCGATGATAGCTTATCAGTGGTAATAAAAGGGCAAGTGCTTGACTACAAGGAGAATACCGTATATCTGATGAGCATTGATTTATCATGCAACAGTTTAACTGGAGAAATTCCAGAGGAACTAAGCTCTCTTATTGGtctcataaatctgaatttatcaTCAAACTTGTTGAGTGGAATTATCCCCGATAAGATTGGTGATCTTCAATCACTCGAGTCTCTTGACCTTTCGAAGAATAAGCTTGCTGGTGAAATTCCTTGGGGCTTATCAGATTTGACATATTTGAGCTATCTAAATTTGTCATATAATAATCTCTCAGGAAGAGTGCCCACGGGGCATCAACTTGACATCCTCAATGCAGATGATCCAACTCTTTGTGGATATCCGACTCCAAGGCAATGTCCTGGCCCTCCTGAAGACGAACCAACCCACGGAGATTCTGTAAGATGGCACAAAGGGGGTCTATCTCCAACGGATTTACTTCTTGGGTTAATTGTGGGATTTGTGGCAGGCGTTTGGATGGTATTTTGTGGACTTCTGTTCATGAAGAGATGGAGACATGCTTATTTCGTGCTGTTTGACGAGCTATATGACAAGGTGTATGTCAACTTTGTTGTTACTTGGGGAAAATGGTTCAGAAACACGGGTGGAGAATAA